Proteins from a genomic interval of Stenotrophomonas maltophilia:
- the map gene encoding type I methionyl aminopeptidase: MPRIASWVAFVQIAAGSAIMGAMSVNLKTPQEIEMMRIAGRLASEVLDIVTPHVKPGVTTEELDRICHDHIVNVQGAIPANVGYRGFPKTVCTSVNNVICHGIPSEGKVLKDGDIINIDVTVIKDGWHGDTSRMYFVGTPSVMARRLVETTYEAMWRGIRAVRPGATLGDIGHAIQSYAEGERFSVVREYCGHGIGKVYHDEPQVVHYGRPGQGLVLQPGMTFTIEPMINEGTRYNKVLPDGWTVVTKDRKLSAQWEHMIAVTETGVDVLTLSPGESQVS, encoded by the coding sequence ATGCCCCGGATCGCCAGTTGGGTGGCGTTCGTTCAGATTGCAGCCGGATCGGCGATAATGGGCGCCATGAGCGTGAATCTGAAAACCCCGCAGGAAATCGAGATGATGCGCATCGCCGGCCGCCTGGCCAGCGAAGTGCTCGACATCGTCACCCCCCACGTCAAGCCCGGTGTCACCACCGAGGAGCTGGACCGCATCTGCCACGACCACATCGTGAACGTGCAGGGCGCGATTCCGGCCAACGTCGGCTACCGCGGCTTCCCGAAGACCGTGTGCACCTCGGTCAACAACGTCATCTGCCACGGCATTCCCAGCGAAGGGAAGGTGCTCAAGGATGGCGACATCATCAATATCGACGTTACCGTCATCAAGGACGGCTGGCACGGCGACACCAGCCGCATGTACTTCGTCGGCACCCCGTCGGTAATGGCCCGCCGTCTGGTGGAAACCACCTACGAAGCCATGTGGCGCGGCATCCGTGCGGTGCGTCCGGGCGCAACCCTGGGTGACATCGGCCATGCCATCCAGAGCTATGCCGAAGGCGAGCGTTTCAGCGTGGTGCGCGAGTACTGCGGCCACGGCATCGGCAAGGTCTACCACGACGAGCCGCAGGTGGTGCATTACGGCCGCCCGGGCCAGGGCCTGGTGCTGCAGCCCGGCATGACCTTCACCATCGAGCCGATGATCAACGAGGGCACCCGCTATAACAAGGTGCTGCCGGATGGCTGGACCGTGGTGACCAAGGACCGCAAGCTGTCGGCGCAGTGGGAGCACATGATCGCGGTCACCGAGACCGGCGTCGACGTGCTGACCCTGTCGCCGGGCGAGTCGCAGGTCTCCTGA
- a CDS encoding [protein-PII] uridylyltransferase: MLPASSLLDTPAASLNDPDWAAAARQALQQADARLYRRFDQGDNIERLLALRARAADHLIRLAWQRCLPVDSGLSLFAVGGYGRGELFPRSDIDLLVFGDPPAQLAHESALARLFALLWDCGLAVSHAVRSAAQCREAAADQTVLTALIEARPILAEDAARRALREAIDDRELWPARAFFLAKLEELRNRHQRFGDTADNLEPDLKDGPGGLRDLNTLGWMALRAFGVRDLEALVGLGHLGADEAAALKRERAVLARLRFGLHLVARRPEERLRFDYQKTLAARLGFEDDAENLGVEKMMQGFYRAALVVRRISDRLLQRFEEQFDGEAQPEPLTVGFSLRRGYLAANDADWPRGDIGQVFALFSSWANNPQVRGLHSLTARALAESLPLLPAYDQADADAREQFLALLRGQRPVDTLSRMARLGVLGQWIPAFAQVSGRMQFDLFHVYTVDQHTLMVLRNIGQFASSRADERFSIAHEVWPRLRKPELLLLAGLFHDIAKGRGGDHSELGAVDARAFCQAHALSISDTELVAWLVEQHLRMSVTAQKQDIADPVVIHRFATLVGSRDRLDYLYLLTCADIAGTSPKLWNAWKDRLLADLYFATRRALREGLEHPVPAAERVAEARDSVRALVREQGYDDATIDRQFAVMPDEGFIRLRPEQLAWQAAALVPVKQGQALVKVRRISVDDPALEVFVHSPDRDGLFAAIVMTLDRKGYGIHRARVLDGPADTIFDTFEVNPADSFADGSSANLEAALREALSGDLSRLRPSRRVVPRQLRHFRFAPRIEFRDEPGATRFALVAPDRPGLLADVAFVLRNQGLRVHDARIATFGERAEDTFVISDEHDLPLTEPARQQLHDAMLACLDPDRNAGDPA; encoded by the coding sequence ATGCTGCCGGCGAGTTCGCTGCTGGACACGCCGGCCGCGTCGCTCAACGACCCGGATTGGGCTGCTGCCGCGCGCCAGGCGCTGCAGCAGGCCGACGCGCGCCTGTACCGCCGCTTCGACCAGGGCGACAACATCGAGCGCCTGCTGGCGCTGCGCGCGCGTGCCGCCGACCATCTGATCCGCCTGGCCTGGCAGCGCTGCCTGCCGGTCGACAGCGGCCTGTCGCTGTTCGCAGTGGGTGGTTATGGGCGCGGTGAACTGTTCCCGCGCTCGGACATCGACCTGCTGGTGTTCGGCGATCCGCCGGCACAATTGGCGCACGAATCCGCACTGGCGCGCCTGTTCGCGCTGCTGTGGGATTGCGGGCTGGCAGTCAGCCATGCGGTGCGTAGTGCCGCGCAGTGCCGCGAGGCTGCTGCCGACCAGACCGTGTTGACCGCGCTGATCGAGGCGCGTCCGATCCTGGCTGAGGACGCTGCCCGACGCGCGCTGCGCGAGGCCATCGACGACCGGGAGCTGTGGCCTGCACGTGCCTTCTTCCTGGCCAAGCTGGAAGAGCTGCGCAACCGCCACCAGCGTTTCGGTGACACCGCCGACAACCTGGAGCCGGATCTCAAGGATGGCCCCGGCGGCCTGCGCGATCTCAACACGCTGGGCTGGATGGCGCTGCGCGCCTTCGGCGTGCGCGACCTGGAAGCGCTGGTCGGCCTGGGCCACCTGGGTGCCGACGAAGCGGCCGCGCTGAAGCGCGAGCGTGCGGTGCTGGCGCGTCTGCGCTTTGGCCTGCACCTGGTGGCGCGGCGCCCGGAAGAACGGTTGCGCTTCGATTACCAGAAGACCCTGGCCGCGCGCCTGGGCTTCGAAGACGATGCCGAGAATCTCGGTGTCGAAAAGATGATGCAGGGCTTCTACCGCGCCGCTCTGGTGGTGCGCCGGATCAGTGACCGCCTGCTGCAGCGCTTCGAGGAACAGTTCGATGGCGAGGCGCAGCCGGAACCGCTGACCGTGGGTTTTTCCCTGCGACGCGGCTACCTGGCGGCCAATGATGCCGACTGGCCGCGTGGCGATATCGGCCAGGTGTTCGCGCTGTTCTCCAGCTGGGCCAACAACCCGCAGGTGCGCGGCCTGCATTCGCTGACCGCGCGCGCGCTGGCCGAATCGCTGCCGCTGCTGCCGGCCTACGACCAGGCCGACGCCGACGCGCGCGAGCAGTTCCTGGCCCTGCTGCGTGGCCAGCGCCCGGTCGATACGCTTTCGCGCATGGCCAGGCTGGGCGTGCTCGGCCAGTGGATTCCGGCATTCGCCCAGGTCAGCGGGCGCATGCAGTTCGATCTGTTCCATGTCTATACGGTGGACCAGCACACGCTGATGGTCCTGCGCAACATCGGCCAGTTCGCCAGCAGCCGTGCCGACGAGCGCTTCTCGATCGCACATGAGGTGTGGCCGCGCCTGCGCAAGCCGGAGCTGCTGCTGCTGGCCGGCCTGTTCCATGACATTGCCAAGGGTCGCGGTGGCGACCACTCCGAACTGGGCGCGGTCGATGCACGCGCGTTCTGCCAGGCGCATGCCCTGAGCATCTCCGACACCGAACTGGTGGCCTGGCTGGTCGAACAGCACCTGCGCATGTCGGTGACCGCGCAGAAGCAGGACATCGCCGATCCGGTGGTGATCCATCGCTTTGCGACCCTGGTCGGCAGTCGCGACCGCCTCGACTATCTGTACCTGCTGACCTGCGCCGATATCGCCGGCACCAGCCCGAAGCTGTGGAACGCGTGGAAGGACCGCCTGCTGGCCGACCTGTATTTCGCGACCCGGCGCGCGCTGCGTGAAGGCCTCGAGCACCCGGTGCCTGCCGCCGAGCGCGTGGCCGAGGCGCGTGACAGCGTGCGTGCGCTGGTGCGCGAGCAGGGGTATGACGATGCCACCATCGACCGCCAGTTCGCCGTGATGCCCGACGAAGGCTTCATCCGCCTGCGCCCGGAGCAGCTGGCCTGGCAGGCTGCCGCACTGGTACCGGTGAAACAGGGCCAGGCGCTGGTGAAGGTGCGCCGCATCAGCGTCGACGACCCGGCACTGGAAGTGTTCGTGCATTCGCCGGACCGCGACGGCCTGTTCGCTGCCATCGTGATGACCCTGGACCGCAAGGGCTACGGCATCCATCGCGCGCGGGTGCTGGATGGTCCGGCCGACACCATTTTCGATACCTTCGAAGTGAACCCGGCCGACAGCTTCGCCGATGGCAGCAGCGCCAACCTGGAGGCCGCGCTGCGCGAGGCACTCAGTGGTGACCTGTCGCGCCTGCGCCCGTCGCGCCGGGTGGTGCCACGCCAGCTGCGCCATTTCCGTTTCGCCCCGCGCATCGAGTTCCGCGATGAACCGGGCGCAACCCGTTTTGCCCTGGTCGCGCCCGACCGCCCCGGCCTGCTGGCCGACGTGGCGTTCGTGCTGCGCAACCAGGGCCTGCGCGTGCATGATGCGCGCATTGCCACGTTCGGCGAACGCGCCGAAGACACCTTCGTGATCAGTGACGAACACGACCTCCCCCTGACTGAACCTGCCCGGCAGCAGCTGCATGACGCGATGCTGGCCTGCCTGGACCCTGATCGAAACGCCGGAGACCCCGCCTGA
- a CDS encoding fimbria/pilus outer membrane usher protein, which produces MGALLAALAPAATEAADVPGMAAAGAADVSGVSADAIPPAPTPLTASQTLYLDVSLNSTPRGLLPFTENHGRLQASPEVLRQLGFSARGDAPVYLDQISGAVVRYDAHMQTLALDVPLDQLTLPTTVLSQPQTRALAGSASPGLLLNYDVYGSRVDTLGNLSLSSELRLFGIGNGTFENTAISRRYQQSGDRRWRGESVRLDTRWSLDFPDRAMTLDVGDFYSGFVDWTRPVRMGGLQIGRNYGLQPYRVLTPTPSFLGQAVVPSTVELYVDGLRQYSGQVPVGPFQLAAQPGISGTGSAQVVVTDAFGRMQTLDFSFYGTQQLLAKGLSDWSVGVGRLREDFGQRSFAYDDRTVASASWRGGVSDAFTGEAHAEGGGGLAQAGIGGWWLLGGAGVFNAAYAHSDYHGLQGGQWALGYSWNNRRLNFNLRTVRSHGDYRDLGALQGNLPPSISEQATVGADLLRLGTLSASYLRLRYPDGEDNRYASLFWSRTWSQRWSAYLSVNQNLDKSDDRSIYLSVTASLGNNRQASLSSQRNGDSQSWVADVTQPVPGDGSAGGVGWRAQVRHGEDGNGGLAEVGILNAIGRYSFGASRQGGLNYAYASASGSLVWMGGHAFATREVSDAFAVISTNGIGGVPVRLENRLIGVTDDRGLLLVSPLLSWQRNRVSIDTLDLPEDMRADRIEDWVTPRQRAGTHVTFALRSRPSLSLTLHGMDGQPLEVGSEVQLPDGRQALVGYDGLLYLEDVAAGSVLYITTSRGQCRVKVPDLPKVVATGARPKPAPLQCIPEVAP; this is translated from the coding sequence ATGGGCGCGCTGTTGGCTGCCCTGGCTCCTGCGGCGACCGAGGCCGCCGATGTGCCCGGCATGGCTGCTGCCGGGGCTGCGGATGTCTCCGGGGTGTCGGCCGATGCGATCCCGCCTGCCCCCACGCCCCTGACCGCCAGCCAGACGCTGTACCTGGACGTCTCGCTCAACAGCACGCCGCGCGGCCTGCTGCCGTTCACCGAAAACCATGGCCGGCTGCAGGCCAGTCCGGAAGTGCTGCGCCAGCTCGGCTTCAGCGCCCGCGGCGATGCGCCGGTCTATCTGGACCAGATCAGCGGGGCCGTGGTGCGCTACGACGCGCATATGCAGACCCTGGCCCTGGACGTGCCACTGGACCAGTTGACCCTGCCGACCACCGTGCTCAGCCAGCCACAGACCCGCGCGCTGGCCGGAAGCGCCTCGCCCGGCCTGCTGCTGAACTACGACGTGTATGGCAGCCGGGTCGACACACTCGGCAACCTCAGCCTCAGCTCGGAGCTGCGCCTTTTCGGGATCGGCAACGGCACCTTCGAAAACACCGCGATCAGCCGCCGCTACCAGCAATCCGGTGACCGCCGCTGGCGTGGCGAGAGCGTGCGCCTGGACACCCGGTGGAGCCTGGACTTCCCCGACAGGGCGATGACCCTGGACGTCGGCGACTTCTACAGTGGTTTCGTCGACTGGACCCGGCCCGTGCGCATGGGCGGCCTGCAGATCGGCCGCAACTACGGCCTGCAGCCCTACCGTGTGCTCACGCCCACCCCCAGCTTCCTCGGCCAGGCGGTGGTGCCGTCCACGGTCGAGCTGTACGTCGATGGGCTGCGCCAGTACAGCGGGCAGGTGCCGGTCGGTCCATTCCAGCTGGCCGCGCAACCCGGCATCAGCGGCACCGGCAGTGCGCAGGTGGTGGTGACCGATGCGTTCGGCCGCATGCAGACGCTGGATTTCAGCTTCTACGGCACCCAGCAACTGCTTGCCAAGGGCCTGTCGGACTGGTCGGTCGGTGTTGGCCGCCTGCGTGAGGATTTCGGCCAGCGCTCCTTCGCCTACGACGATCGCACCGTGGCCAGTGCCAGCTGGCGCGGCGGCGTCAGCGACGCCTTCACCGGCGAAGCACATGCCGAAGGCGGCGGCGGCCTGGCCCAGGCCGGCATCGGCGGCTGGTGGCTGCTCGGCGGCGCGGGCGTGTTCAACGCCGCCTATGCGCACAGTGACTATCACGGCCTGCAGGGCGGGCAATGGGCACTGGGCTACAGCTGGAACAACCGCCGGCTCAACTTCAATCTGCGCACCGTGCGCAGCCATGGTGATTACCGCGACCTGGGCGCACTGCAGGGCAACCTGCCGCCGAGCATCAGCGAACAGGCCACGGTCGGCGCCGATCTGCTGCGGCTGGGCACACTCAGCGCCAGCTACCTGCGCCTGCGCTATCCCGACGGCGAGGACAACCGCTACGCCAGCCTCTTCTGGTCGCGCACCTGGAGCCAGCGCTGGTCGGCTTACCTGTCGGTGAACCAGAACCTGGACAAGAGCGATGACCGCAGCATCTACCTGTCGGTCACCGCCAGCCTGGGCAACAACCGCCAGGCCAGCCTGTCCAGCCAGCGCAATGGCGACAGCCAGAGCTGGGTGGCCGATGTCACCCAGCCGGTGCCCGGCGACGGCAGCGCCGGCGGCGTCGGTTGGCGTGCGCAGGTGCGCCATGGCGAGGATGGCAATGGTGGCCTCGCCGAAGTCGGCATCCTCAATGCTATCGGTCGCTACTCATTCGGCGCCTCGCGCCAGGGCGGCCTGAACTACGCCTACGCCAGCGCCAGTGGCAGCCTGGTGTGGATGGGCGGGCATGCCTTCGCCACCCGCGAGGTCTCCGATGCATTCGCGGTGATCAGCACCAATGGCATCGGTGGCGTGCCGGTGCGGCTGGAAAACCGGCTGATCGGCGTGACCGATGATCGCGGCCTGCTGCTGGTCAGCCCGTTGCTGTCCTGGCAGCGCAACCGCGTCTCCATCGATACCCTGGACCTGCCCGAGGACATGCGCGCCGACCGCATCGAAGACTGGGTGACACCACGCCAGCGCGCCGGTACCCACGTGACCTTCGCACTGCGCTCGCGGCCCTCGCTGAGCCTGACCCTGCACGGCATGGACGGGCAACCGCTGGAGGTCGGCAGCGAGGTGCAGCTGCCGGACGGGCGCCAGGCGCTGGTGGGCTATGACGGCCTGCTGTACCTGGAAGACGTGGCCGCCGGCAGCGTGCTGTACATCACCACCAGCCGCGGCCAGTGCCGGGTGAAGGTGCCGGACCTGCCCAAGGTGGTGGCCACCGGTGCACGCCCCAAACCGGCGCCGCTGCAGTGCATTCCGGAGGTGGCGCCATGA
- a CDS encoding Csu type fimbrial protein — MRSTLRSPLAWALTGLLLAGPALAADTTTFNVTLVVTKACTITAAAATNVDFGTAASTTATPTLGQGTVTAQCSALTPYTISLNAGANASTANDVTTRRMKNTNAAVTANNFVGYQLYQDAAHTLVWGATSGTNTQAGIGTGLAVPYIVYGQILNLSTNNPATGNYLDTVTATITY, encoded by the coding sequence ATGCGATCCACGCTCCGCTCACCGCTCGCCTGGGCCCTGACCGGACTGTTGCTGGCCGGCCCCGCACTGGCGGCCGATACCACGACCTTCAACGTCACCCTGGTGGTCACCAAGGCCTGCACGATCACGGCAGCGGCCGCCACCAACGTTGACTTCGGCACGGCGGCCTCGACCACGGCGACCCCCACCCTGGGCCAGGGTACAGTGACCGCCCAGTGCTCGGCCCTGACCCCGTACACGATTTCGCTGAACGCGGGCGCCAATGCCAGCACCGCCAACGACGTCACCACCCGCCGGATGAAGAACACCAATGCCGCGGTGACCGCCAACAATTTCGTCGGCTACCAGCTCTACCAGGACGCCGCGCATACCCTGGTCTGGGGTGCCACCTCAGGCACCAACACCCAGGCCGGCATCGGCACCGGCCTGGCCGTACCCTACATCGTCTACGGCCAGATCCTGAACCTGAGTACCAACAACCCGGCCACCGGTAACTACCTGGATACGGTCACCGCCACGATCACCTATTGA
- a CDS encoding fimbrial biogenesis chaperone — protein MEHARMAGPRPWRATGVALLALFLLATAAASATSLQVAPTSLQLEARQRAGELWLTNSGTSPVRLQVRVFRWVQQDGQEQLLPTDELLATPPMQELGAGQQQLVRVMRPNHEPPAAQQYYRLIVDEVPDLATRANGMQFVLRYSIPVFVQPSGGKLAPRLQASLVRLEDGRNGVEVANTGNSYAQIADLALGSVQRPRIVHPGLLGYVLPGQVMRWPIERTAIDRDNDQITAKLNGESEQTPLSPPPAR, from the coding sequence ATGGAGCACGCCCGCATGGCCGGACCCCGCCCGTGGCGCGCCACCGGCGTGGCGCTGCTCGCCCTTTTCCTGCTGGCCACCGCCGCTGCCAGTGCCACCAGCCTCCAGGTCGCCCCCACCAGCCTCCAGCTTGAGGCCCGCCAGCGCGCCGGCGAACTGTGGCTGACCAACAGTGGTACCTCGCCGGTCAGGCTGCAGGTGCGGGTCTTCCGCTGGGTGCAGCAGGATGGCCAGGAACAACTGCTGCCCACTGATGAACTGCTGGCCACCCCGCCGATGCAGGAACTGGGCGCTGGCCAGCAGCAGCTGGTACGGGTGATGCGCCCGAACCACGAACCGCCTGCGGCACAGCAGTACTACCGGCTGATCGTCGACGAGGTGCCTGATCTGGCGACCCGTGCCAACGGCATGCAGTTCGTGCTGCGCTATTCGATTCCGGTGTTCGTGCAACCCTCGGGCGGCAAGCTGGCGCCGCGCCTGCAGGCCAGCCTGGTCCGGCTGGAGGACGGACGCAACGGCGTGGAGGTGGCCAACACCGGCAACAGCTATGCACAGATCGCCGACCTCGCACTGGGCAGCGTCCAGCGTCCGCGCATCGTGCACCCCGGCCTGCTGGGGTATGTACTGCCCGGGCAGGTGATGCGCTGGCCGATCGAGCGCACGGCCATCGACCGCGACAACGACCAGATCACGGCCAAGCTCAATGGCGAGTCGGAACAGACGCCACTGTCGCCACCACCGGCTCGCTGA